The Streptomyces kanamyceticus genome window below encodes:
- a CDS encoding GntR family transcriptional regulator produces the protein MTADVPPRIPSVPAPVARVPLSDQVRNFVLEGLLEGRWQPGDRIVERRIGLELGVSQTPIREALRDLQAMQLVESIPNKGMRVKELTPGQLTEVYPVRAALERLAAELAVHRMGGDVTVLAHHLGRLRELAEANDVDGQIHHGVAFHREIVRAAGNQVLLRNWESLAIELWTRLSLKWLRTEPHENACDHEAIVEAFRRQDPYVGRLVQLHVLNYAAPAASPA, from the coding sequence ATGACCGCCGACGTACCACCCCGCATCCCCTCCGTACCCGCCCCCGTGGCCCGCGTCCCGCTCAGCGACCAGGTCAGGAACTTCGTCCTCGAAGGGCTGCTCGAAGGGCGCTGGCAGCCCGGCGACCGGATCGTGGAGCGGCGCATCGGCCTGGAGCTCGGCGTCAGCCAGACCCCGATCCGCGAGGCGCTGCGCGACCTGCAGGCCATGCAGCTGGTCGAGTCGATCCCCAACAAGGGCATGCGCGTCAAGGAGCTGACGCCGGGCCAGCTCACCGAGGTCTACCCCGTGCGGGCCGCCCTGGAGAGACTCGCGGCCGAGCTCGCGGTGCACCGGATGGGCGGCGACGTGACCGTGCTCGCGCACCATCTGGGCAGGCTGCGGGAGCTGGCCGAGGCGAACGACGTCGACGGGCAGATCCACCACGGCGTGGCGTTCCACCGCGAGATCGTCCGGGCCGCGGGAAACCAGGTGCTGCTGCGCAACTGGGAGTCCCTCGCCATCGAGTTGTGGACCCGTCTCTCACTGAAGTGGCTGCGCACCGAGCCGCACGAGAACGCCTGCGACCACGAGGCGATCGTCGAGGCGTTCCGGCGGCAGGATCCGTACGTGGGGCGGCTCGTGCAGTTGCACGTCCTGAACTACGCGGCCCCGGCGGCCTCGCCCGCGTAG
- a CDS encoding bifunctional phosphatase PAP2/diacylglycerol kinase family protein translates to MTGRIGSIDRRWFERVAAARLPGAEQVLPPLSAAANHGRLWCGAAAVLAVAGGPAARRAARRGVGALALASLTTNAVAKYAVRRRRPVVDAVPAMRRLARAPWTSSFPSGHAASAAAFATGVALEAPRYGALLAPVAAAVAFSRVYVGVHYPGDVLAGCALGAAAAAVSCYWWPPRPSPAQIRRTRVTAPALDDGEGLVVVVNSGSGKGVPGRLPAREHLELLLPRAEILEHGPGDDLGDVLDEAVARAADAAGALGVCGGDGTVNAAALRAAAAGLPLAVFPGGTLNHFALDAGTPTFEDTAYAVRRGEAVRVDLARVRDGGGAEVTGFVNTFSIGLYPELVRKREKLEGRIGKWPAAAVSFVEVLRTAEPLRIRIDGHDRVLWLLFAGNGQYLPDGLSPTHRPRMDDGLLDIRTVDARAPLARTRVALSALGGALRRSHVFQAERVEQLRLSGLDQVAALAYDGETAPAPDTLLLDKRQAALTVYSPAVPLDEIAQRARTATLAANRRSRRPA, encoded by the coding sequence ATGACGGGAAGGATCGGCAGCATCGACCGGCGGTGGTTCGAACGGGTGGCGGCGGCGCGGCTGCCCGGTGCGGAGCAGGTGCTGCCGCCGCTGAGCGCGGCGGCGAACCACGGGCGCCTGTGGTGCGGCGCCGCGGCGGTGCTCGCCGTGGCGGGCGGTCCCGCGGCCCGGCGTGCCGCGCGGCGCGGTGTCGGCGCGCTCGCGCTGGCTTCGCTGACGACGAACGCCGTGGCCAAGTACGCCGTACGTCGCCGTCGCCCCGTCGTGGACGCGGTTCCCGCGATGCGGCGCCTGGCGAGGGCGCCGTGGACGTCGTCGTTCCCCTCGGGCCACGCGGCCTCCGCCGCGGCGTTCGCCACGGGGGTGGCCCTGGAAGCGCCCCGGTACGGCGCGCTGCTGGCGCCGGTCGCCGCGGCCGTGGCCTTCTCCCGCGTGTACGTGGGGGTCCACTACCCCGGCGACGTGCTCGCGGGGTGCGCGCTCGGCGCGGCCGCCGCCGCGGTCAGCTGCTACTGGTGGCCGCCGCGCCCCTCGCCCGCGCAGATCCGGCGGACCCGCGTGACGGCGCCCGCGCTCGATGACGGCGAAGGCCTGGTCGTGGTCGTCAACTCCGGTTCGGGCAAGGGCGTTCCGGGGCGCCTTCCCGCGCGCGAGCACCTGGAGCTGCTGCTGCCCCGGGCCGAGATCCTGGAGCACGGGCCCGGGGACGACCTCGGCGACGTCCTGGACGAGGCGGTGGCGCGGGCCGCCGACGCGGCCGGTGCCCTCGGCGTCTGCGGCGGCGACGGCACGGTGAACGCCGCGGCGCTGCGGGCCGCGGCCGCCGGGCTGCCCCTCGCGGTGTTCCCCGGTGGCACCTTGAACCACTTCGCCCTGGACGCGGGCACGCCGACCTTCGAGGACACCGCGTACGCGGTCCGGCGCGGCGAGGCCGTCCGCGTCGATCTGGCCCGGGTGCGCGACGGCGGCGGCGCCGAGGTCACCGGGTTCGTCAACACCTTCAGCATCGGCCTCTATCCGGAACTGGTGCGCAAGCGCGAGAAGTTGGAGGGCCGCATCGGCAAGTGGCCCGCGGCGGCCGTGTCGTTCGTGGAGGTGCTGCGCACGGCCGAGCCGCTGCGGATCAGGATCGACGGCCACGACCGCGTCCTGTGGCTGCTCTTCGCGGGCAACGGCCAGTACCTCCCCGACGGCCTCTCGCCCACGCACCGGCCCCGCATGGACGACGGGCTGCTCGACATCCGCACGGTCGACGCGCGGGCGCCGCTGGCCCGCACCCGGGTCGCCCTTTCCGCGCTCGGCGGGGCGCTGCGGCGCTCCCACGTCTTCCAGGCGGAGCGGGTCGAACAGCTCAGGCTCAGCGGCCTCGACCAGGTGGCCGCCCTCGCGTACGACGGCGAGACCGCACCGGCACCGGACACCCTGCTCCTGGACAAACGGCAGGCGGCGCTGACGGTCTACAGTCCGGCCGTGCCGCTCGACGAGATCGCCCAGCGGGCGCGCACCGCGACGCTTGCGGCGAACCGCCGATCGCGCCGCCCGGCCTGA
- a CDS encoding DUF488 domain-containing protein yields the protein MTPSRPLDVQVKRVYDPASPDDGTRVLIDRLWPRGVSKERAGLDAWEKELAPSTELRHWYDHDPDRYEEFAERYRHELTDPARTTELDRLRGVARAGRLTLLTATKDLPHGHARVLVDVVKRGRG from the coding sequence ATGACGCCGAGCCGCCCCCTGGACGTACAGGTCAAGCGCGTCTACGACCCCGCGTCGCCCGACGACGGCACCCGCGTCCTGATCGACAGGCTCTGGCCGCGCGGCGTCTCCAAGGAGCGCGCGGGGCTCGACGCGTGGGAGAAGGAACTGGCGCCTTCGACCGAGCTGCGCCACTGGTACGACCACGATCCCGACCGCTACGAGGAGTTCGCCGAGCGCTACCGGCACGAGCTCACGGACCCGGCGCGGACCACGGAACTCGACCGGCTGCGCGGAGTCGCCCGCGCGGGCCGCCTCACCCTCCTCACGGCCACGAAGGATCTGCCGCACGGACATGCGCGCGTCCTCGTCGACGTGGTGAAGCGGGGCAGGGGGTAG
- a CDS encoding alpha/beta fold hydrolase has protein sequence MSPTSPTAQDRTHRLVPSPAGRIHLVEQGTGPLVLLVHGFPESWYSWRHQLPALAAAGYRAVAVDQRGYGRSSRPTETAAYRMLDLVDDHVAVVRALGEKSAVIVGHDWGATVAAHSALLRPDVFRAAGLLSVPYTPPGGPRPSDLFAGMGGDEEFYVSYFQEPGRAEAEIEPDVRGWLAGFYAALSADTMPGPGAPDPHFVSRGALLRDRFPAGNLPGWLGERELDVYAGEFERTGLTGALNRYRNMDRDWADLADFAGAPLTQPSLFVGGGLDASTIWLADAIKAFPDTLPGLRASHVLDGCGHWVQQERPAEVNRILTDWLAALPA, from the coding sequence ATGTCCCCGACGTCGCCCACCGCGCAGGACCGTACGCACCGTCTGGTCCCCTCGCCCGCGGGCCGGATCCATCTGGTCGAGCAGGGCACCGGGCCGCTCGTCCTGCTGGTGCACGGCTTCCCGGAGTCCTGGTACTCCTGGCGCCACCAGCTGCCGGCCCTCGCCGCCGCCGGATACCGCGCGGTCGCCGTCGACCAGCGCGGCTACGGACGGTCGTCGAGGCCGACGGAGACCGCCGCGTACCGGATGCTCGACCTCGTCGACGACCACGTCGCCGTGGTGCGCGCGCTCGGTGAGAAGAGCGCGGTGATCGTGGGGCACGACTGGGGTGCCACCGTCGCCGCGCACTCCGCGCTGCTCAGGCCGGACGTGTTCCGCGCGGCCGGGCTCCTCAGCGTCCCCTACACGCCGCCGGGCGGCCCGCGGCCGAGCGACCTCTTCGCGGGGATGGGCGGGGACGAGGAGTTCTACGTCTCGTACTTCCAGGAGCCCGGCCGCGCCGAGGCCGAGATCGAACCCGACGTGCGGGGCTGGCTCGCCGGTTTCTACGCCGCGCTGTCCGCAGACACGATGCCGGGCCCCGGCGCGCCCGACCCGCACTTCGTGAGCCGCGGCGCCCTCCTGCGCGACCGGTTCCCCGCGGGGAACCTGCCCGGCTGGCTCGGCGAGCGCGAACTCGACGTCTACGCGGGGGAGTTCGAGCGGACCGGCCTGACCGGCGCGCTCAACCGCTACCGGAACATGGACAGGGACTGGGCGGACCTCGCCGACTTCGCGGGCGCCCCGCTCACCCAGCCCTCGCTGTTCGTGGGCGGCGGCCTCGACGCCTCCACTATCTGGCTGGCCGACGCGATCAAGGCGTTCCCCGACACGCTGCCCGGGCTGCGCGCCTCGCACGTCCTCGACGGCTGCGGGCACTGGGTCCAGCAGGAGCGGCCCGCCGAGGTCAACCGCATCCTGACCGACTGGCTCGCCGCCCTGCCCGCCTGA
- a CDS encoding GAF and ANTAR domain-containing protein has protein sequence MPLPPQDPSAAAALLALIGGSGDDEEDERVLERLARSAAAVPGVDAASCSIVAPPGGASCSAASDVVAEQLERVQQELSEGPCRDAARTHRALNDIPMVHPQSRVRWPAFTQHALDAGITAVTALPISHRGHFTGCLDLYHQHRSLCPSDAQWGQLLAQAAAIGLAHRTELRNVRTHREQLQTALSSRVVIEQAKGILAERLDCTVDDAFDLLRRHARAHRMKLSDLSREVITHPHWDTPFARP, from the coding sequence ATGCCTCTGCCCCCGCAGGACCCCTCGGCCGCCGCGGCCCTGCTCGCGCTGATCGGCGGCTCGGGGGACGACGAGGAGGACGAACGCGTCCTGGAGCGGCTGGCCAGGAGCGCGGCCGCCGTGCCCGGCGTCGACGCGGCCAGCTGCAGCATCGTGGCACCGCCCGGCGGCGCCAGTTGCTCCGCGGCCTCCGACGTGGTCGCGGAGCAGCTGGAGCGCGTGCAACAAGAGTTGTCGGAGGGCCCCTGCCGCGATGCCGCGCGCACCCACCGGGCGCTCAACGACATCCCCATGGTCCATCCGCAGAGCCGGGTGCGCTGGCCCGCGTTCACCCAGCACGCCCTGGACGCCGGAATCACCGCGGTCACGGCCCTGCCCATCAGCCACCGCGGCCACTTCACCGGGTGCCTCGACCTCTACCACCAGCACCGCTCGCTGTGCCCGTCGGACGCCCAGTGGGGGCAGTTGCTCGCCCAGGCCGCGGCCATCGGCCTGGCGCACCGCACCGAACTGCGCAACGTGCGGACCCACCGCGAACAGCTCCAGACCGCCCTGTCCAGCCGCGTGGTGATCGAGCAGGCCAAGGGAATCCTCGCCGAACGCCTCGACTGCACCGTCGACGACGCCTTCGACCTGCTGCGCAGGCACGCCCGCGCGCACCGGATGAAGCTCAGCGACCTGTCGCGGGAGGTCATCACGCACCCGCACTGGGACACGCCGTTCGCGCGCCCCTGA
- a CDS encoding GNAT family N-acetyltransferase, with translation MYAISLGDDGAELCPLEPWQAAEFLAHMDRGREFIGRHNGLPDVVTDLDSSRAYLQAYADKTAADTGRLFGIRAEGTLVGAVLLRTLDVAQGTAEAGCWLEPSAAGRGLVTRAVRAVIDWAVEERAVHRVDWWVSSDNEPSIAVARRLGMTKEGVLRQSYLYRGERHDEEIWSVLAPEWRAARRDRG, from the coding sequence ATGTACGCCATATCCCTGGGTGACGACGGCGCGGAGCTGTGCCCGCTGGAACCGTGGCAGGCGGCGGAGTTCCTGGCGCACATGGACCGGGGCCGGGAGTTCATCGGGCGGCACAACGGCCTGCCCGACGTCGTCACCGACCTCGATTCGAGCCGCGCCTACCTCCAGGCGTACGCGGACAAGACCGCGGCCGACACCGGCCGCCTGTTCGGGATCAGGGCCGAAGGCACGCTGGTCGGCGCGGTGCTCCTCCGGACGCTCGACGTCGCCCAGGGCACCGCGGAGGCGGGCTGCTGGCTGGAGCCGTCGGCGGCGGGCAGGGGCCTGGTGACGCGCGCGGTGCGCGCGGTCATCGACTGGGCCGTCGAGGAACGGGCCGTCCACCGCGTGGACTGGTGGGTCTCGTCGGACAACGAGCCGAGCATCGCCGTGGCCCGCAGGCTGGGCATGACGAAGGAGGGCGTGCTCCGCCAGTCCTACCTGTACCGCGGCGAGCGCCACGACGAGGAGATCTGGTCGGTGCTCGCACCGGAGTGGCGGGCGGCGCGACGGGACCGCGGCTGA
- a CDS encoding MFS transporter, with product MPSDPARSVPLSDERSPASYALLLAPLVLLTEVTALELTLIYPVLPLLSDAFDTASIGWTLTVVSLTGVVAQPLLGRVADVVGKKRMILYAAGAFAAGSLICALAPSYPVFLAGRAVQGTCLAMAPAAYGLIRDIFPARVVPVALGAVTTGIGLSAIVGPLTGGALGQAFGYRAVFWFALAYVAVLTPWFARALPESPVRRPREERRRIDVPGGLLLGTGAGGLLLLVGQGAAWGWASAATFAALGCSLLLLLGFVRRELRAPEPLIDLRLLAGPALRWTLLATFSGAFAIGGTAFAMPMLVQTPASLGYGFGMSVLGAAVFLVPQGLIGAACGPLGGLLARRRGPRYTLMAALAGLTATTLTLALLHTALWQLLLAAFFMGAGFGCFFVGASNLVVEAVPADRTAVGAGLMGVANNLGQATGVTVLGAVLAQYVVDDSDEDRILYAETGYALALGIASAVAFTGLLVATAMRHGREPATGGVLRIAGADAERGAKGRTP from the coding sequence ATGCCCTCCGATCCCGCACGCTCCGTCCCGCTGTCCGACGAGCGCTCCCCCGCCTCGTACGCCCTGCTGCTTGCCCCGCTCGTCCTCCTCACCGAGGTCACCGCGCTCGAACTCACCTTGATCTACCCGGTGTTGCCGCTCCTGTCCGACGCCTTCGACACCGCGTCGATCGGCTGGACGCTGACCGTGGTGAGTCTGACGGGGGTGGTGGCGCAGCCGTTGCTCGGCAGGGTCGCCGATGTGGTCGGGAAGAAGCGGATGATCCTGTACGCCGCAGGGGCCTTCGCCGCGGGCTCGCTGATCTGCGCGCTCGCGCCCTCCTACCCCGTGTTCCTGGCCGGCCGCGCCGTCCAGGGCACCTGCCTGGCGATGGCCCCCGCCGCGTACGGCCTGATCCGCGACATCTTCCCGGCCCGGGTCGTGCCGGTCGCGCTCGGCGCCGTCACCACCGGGATCGGCCTGAGCGCCATCGTCGGCCCGCTGACCGGCGGTGCGCTCGGGCAGGCCTTCGGGTACCGGGCGGTGTTCTGGTTCGCGCTCGCCTACGTCGCGGTGCTCACGCCGTGGTTCGCGCGCGCCCTGCCCGAGTCACCGGTGCGGCGGCCGCGCGAGGAGCGGCGCCGCATCGACGTACCCGGCGGTCTGCTGCTCGGCACGGGCGCGGGCGGCCTGCTGCTCCTCGTCGGCCAGGGTGCCGCCTGGGGCTGGGCCTCGGCGGCCACGTTCGCCGCGCTCGGCTGTTCGCTGCTGCTGCTCCTGGGATTCGTACGACGTGAACTGCGCGCACCCGAACCGCTGATCGACCTGCGGCTGCTCGCCGGGCCAGCGCTGCGCTGGACGCTGCTCGCCACGTTCTCGGGGGCGTTCGCGATCGGCGGTACGGCCTTCGCGATGCCGATGCTGGTGCAGACGCCCGCGTCACTCGGCTACGGATTCGGCATGAGCGTGCTCGGCGCCGCGGTGTTCCTCGTGCCGCAGGGGTTGATAGGCGCGGCGTGCGGCCCGCTCGGCGGACTGCTCGCCCGGCGGCGAGGACCCCGGTACACCCTCATGGCCGCCCTCGCCGGACTCACCGCCACCACCCTCACCCTGGCCCTGCTGCACACCGCCCTCTGGCAGCTCCTGCTCGCCGCGTTCTTCATGGGCGCGGGCTTCGGCTGCTTCTTCGTCGGCGCCTCCAACCTCGTCGTGGAGGCCGTCCCCGCCGACCGCACGGCGGTCGGCGCGGGCCTGATGGGCGTCGCCAACAACCTGGGCCAGGCGACGGGCGTGACCGTCCTCGGCGCGGTCCTCGCCCAGTACGTCGTGGACGACTCCGACGAGGACCGCATCCTGTACGCCGAGACGGGTTACGCCCTGGCCCTCGGCATCGCCTCCGCGGTGGCGTTCACGGGCCTCCTGGTCGCCACGGCGATGCGGCACGGCCGCGAGCCGGCGACGGGCGGCGTGCTGCGGATCGCCGGGGCGGATGCGGAGCGGGGGGCGAAGGGGCGGACGCCGTAG
- a CDS encoding TetR family transcriptional regulator has protein sequence MDEPRTTPAATRIRLIETAERLFAERGVHAVSLREIAAAAGQRNTSAVAYHFGDKRGLVTAVYAHRLGPTNEGQLRRIAALDEQGIGKELRPLVEVFVHPMAERITRAAADPDAPPSHFLRFVAQALYVEGIAPHDLAAETWTRALHQLRPRIDACLGELPAPIRADRWRVFVGLTLHTLADHERALQSGAAAPGRRTDLLVAGLVDAAVAVLTAPVSPATGALLARQAPVAAARDPRPPDPGGTADD, from the coding sequence GTGGACGAACCAAGGACCACTCCCGCGGCCACCCGGATCCGGCTGATCGAGACCGCCGAACGGCTCTTCGCCGAGCGCGGCGTCCACGCGGTGTCGCTGCGCGAGATCGCCGCGGCGGCGGGACAGCGCAACACCTCGGCCGTCGCCTACCACTTCGGCGACAAGCGCGGCCTGGTCACCGCCGTGTACGCGCATCGGCTCGGGCCGACCAACGAGGGGCAGCTGCGCCGCATCGCCGCACTCGACGAGCAGGGCATCGGCAAGGAACTCCGGCCCCTGGTCGAGGTGTTCGTGCACCCCATGGCCGAGCGGATCACCCGCGCGGCAGCCGACCCGGACGCGCCGCCCAGCCACTTCCTCCGCTTCGTCGCACAGGCCCTGTACGTCGAGGGCATCGCCCCGCACGACCTGGCCGCGGAGACCTGGACGCGTGCCCTGCACCAGCTGCGCCCGCGCATCGACGCCTGCCTCGGCGAACTCCCCGCCCCGATCCGCGCCGACCGGTGGCGCGTCTTCGTCGGCCTCACCCTGCACACCCTCGCCGACCACGAACGGGCCCTGCAGTCCGGCGCGGCCGCACCGGGGCGCCGCACGGACCTCCTCGTCGCGGGCCTCGTCGACGCGGCCGTCGCCGTGCTCACCGCCCCCGTCTCGCCCGCGACCGGCGCACTGCTCGCACGGCAGGCCCCCGTGGCCGCCGCGCGCGACCCCCGTCCCCCGGATCCAGGAGGCACCGCGGATGACTGA
- a CDS encoding arylsulfatase, producing MTDTRPYAEPRPAPGAPDVVVIVLDDLGFAQLGCYGSDMVTPHLNRLAAEGLRFNRFHVTAMCSPTRAALLTGRNHHAVGMGFLVDLPIAHPGYTARLPRSAAPLPRLLRDAGHSTLAVGKWHLTPRWERTASGPFDRWPLGYGFERFYGFLQGDTNHYAPNLVSDNHYTEPPAGPEDGYHLSEDLADRAIRMILDQRQATPDKPYFLYLPLGATHAPHHVPRTWSDAYRGRFDQGWERWREETFARQRELGVVPGDTTLTARPPWIQDWRGLDGDERRVFARMQEVFAGFLTHTDAQIGRLLDFLRRTGRLDDTLVLVLSDNGASAEGGALGTLNEHRFTARSGDSAARNLAALDDWGGPATYPHYAWGWAWAGNTPLRLWKRYTWLGGTRAPLIAHWPRRIRDVGAIRTGFTHVVDLMPTILDACGVPAPDEVDGVPQQPVDGRSLLPLIDDADAQRPFPTQYFEMLGSRSIVHGDWKATTDHVSRGVADEERLLPGSRDFTADRWSLFRLPDDFAEAHDVADRHPDVVRKLAELWDAEALRNDVLPLDDRMQERLGAMIPPAWPPKARARYLPGGSPVHDEALPLLFAGFTLTADAEVPEGGPAAGVLCALGDLNGGFVLYAHEGRLAFSCSRAGDLDRVVAFRPLPAGRHGMGVRFDAPGPEQRSAHGSFTLFVDGVDVAAVPLGGAFPYAFQHGGAGLRVGHDRGLAVDTAAYRPPYPWRGTLHEVVIDTGAAGAAGAARRTVEDEVRDALHSD from the coding sequence ATGACTGACACCCGACCGTACGCGGAGCCCCGCCCCGCGCCCGGCGCCCCCGACGTCGTCGTCATCGTCCTCGACGACCTCGGCTTCGCCCAACTCGGCTGCTACGGCTCCGACATGGTCACGCCCCACCTGAACCGCCTGGCCGCCGAAGGGCTGCGCTTCAACCGCTTCCATGTCACCGCGATGTGCTCCCCGACCCGCGCCGCCCTGCTCACGGGACGCAACCACCACGCGGTCGGCATGGGCTTCCTCGTCGACCTGCCGATCGCCCACCCCGGCTACACCGCGCGCCTGCCGAGGTCCGCCGCGCCACTGCCCCGGCTGCTGCGCGACGCGGGCCACTCCACGCTCGCCGTCGGCAAATGGCACCTCACGCCACGCTGGGAGCGCACCGCGTCGGGCCCCTTCGACCGCTGGCCGCTCGGCTACGGCTTCGAGCGCTTCTACGGCTTCCTCCAGGGCGACACCAACCACTACGCGCCGAACCTGGTGAGCGACAACCACTACACCGAGCCGCCCGCCGGTCCCGAGGACGGCTACCACCTCAGCGAGGACCTCGCGGACCGCGCGATCCGCATGATCCTCGACCAGCGCCAGGCCACCCCCGACAAGCCGTACTTCCTCTACCTCCCGCTCGGCGCGACACACGCCCCGCACCACGTGCCCCGCACCTGGAGCGACGCCTACCGGGGCCGCTTCGACCAGGGCTGGGAGCGCTGGCGCGAGGAGACCTTCGCCCGCCAGCGCGAGCTCGGCGTCGTCCCCGGCGACACCACCCTCACCGCGCGCCCGCCCTGGATCCAGGACTGGCGCGGCCTCGACGGCGACGAACGGCGCGTCTTCGCCCGCATGCAGGAGGTGTTCGCCGGGTTCCTCACCCACACCGACGCCCAGATCGGGCGCCTCCTGGACTTCCTGCGCCGCACGGGCCGCCTCGACGACACCCTCGTCCTCGTCCTCTCCGACAACGGCGCGAGCGCGGAGGGCGGCGCGCTCGGCACCCTCAACGAGCACCGTTTCACGGCCCGTTCGGGGGACAGCGCGGCCCGCAACCTCGCCGCGCTCGACGACTGGGGCGGCCCCGCGACCTATCCGCACTACGCCTGGGGCTGGGCCTGGGCGGGCAACACCCCGCTGCGGCTGTGGAAGCGCTACACCTGGCTCGGCGGCACCCGCGCCCCGCTGATCGCCCACTGGCCGCGCCGGATCCGCGACGTGGGCGCCATCCGCACCGGGTTCACGCATGTGGTCGACCTGATGCCGACCATCCTCGACGCGTGCGGAGTTCCGGCCCCCGACGAGGTGGACGGCGTGCCCCAGCAGCCGGTCGACGGTCGCAGCCTGCTGCCCCTCATCGACGACGCGGATGCCCAACGCCCTTTCCCCACCCAGTACTTCGAGATGCTGGGCTCGCGCTCGATCGTGCACGGCGACTGGAAGGCCACCACGGACCACGTGTCCCGGGGCGTCGCCGACGAGGAGCGACTGCTGCCCGGCAGCCGCGACTTCACCGCCGACCGCTGGTCCCTCTTCCGCCTCCCGGACGACTTCGCGGAGGCCCATGACGTCGCGGACCGGCACCCGGACGTCGTACGGAAGCTGGCCGAACTGTGGGACGCGGAGGCCCTGCGCAACGACGTGCTGCCGCTGGACGACCGCATGCAGGAGCGGCTCGGCGCGATGATCCCGCCCGCCTGGCCGCCGAAGGCCCGTGCCCGCTACCTCCCCGGCGGCTCACCCGTGCACGACGAGGCGCTGCCGCTGCTCTTCGCCGGATTCACGCTCACCGCCGACGCGGAGGTCCCCGAGGGCGGTCCCGCGGCCGGGGTGCTGTGCGCGCTCGGGGACCTCAACGGCGGATTCGTCCTGTACGCGCACGAGGGCCGCCTCGCCTTCAGCTGCTCGCGGGCCGGGGACCTGGACCGGGTCGTGGCGTTCCGGCCGCTGCCCGCGGGCAGGCACGGGATGGGCGTGCGGTTCGACGCGCCGGGGCCCGAACAGCGCTCCGCGCATGGGTCGTTCACCCTCTTCGTGGACGGCGTGGATGTCGCGGCGGTGCCGCTCGGCGGGGCGTTCCCGTACGCCTTCCAGCACGGCGGCGCGGGTCTGCGCGTCGGTCACGACCGGGGCCTCGCGGTGGACACGGCGGCCTACCGCCCGCCGTACCCGTGGCGCGGAACGCTGCACGAGGTGGTCATCGACACGGGCGCCGCGGGGGCGGCGGGCGCGGCGCGGCGGACCGTCGAGGACGAGGTGCGCGACGCCCTGCACAGCGACTGA
- a CDS encoding uracil-xanthine permease family protein, with protein MNAPTKADAVAPVDERVPLRSLLPLSAQHVLAMVAAPVSTVFLTAGALRLSPGDTASLLSAVLVLCGAGALVQSLGVWRIGARLPFVMLPGGAATALFLGIAEDHGAATATGSVLLAAALLLAVLPLYARVVRFFPPLVMGVTVLLIGIAMVRVAAQLIAGNGGQPAPPRAVVLAGLTVAATVTAYVLLRGVWRQTAVLIGMATGTLLAVVTGLGEFRPAAGSGFSLPTLLPYGAPHFDPLAALPLLLFSLTTLAEITGQTVLNSESAGRTPDPGRDVPRVARADALVSLVGGVFGTSLMVTSAENIGIGRLTGVRSRFVTAGAGALLVVTGLLAPVSRAVAGIPAAVVGGSSLVVYAVIAILGVEMLRRADLGQGPGQGTGSMVAALALAAGLLPLLSPGLYDGFPDWVGTVLGSGVVAGTLTAVLLSALLRGRSPDDSS; from the coding sequence ATGAACGCGCCGACGAAGGCCGACGCGGTGGCTCCGGTGGACGAACGCGTCCCGCTGCGGAGCCTGTTGCCGCTCTCCGCACAGCACGTCCTGGCGATGGTCGCGGCGCCCGTGTCCACCGTCTTCCTCACGGCGGGCGCCCTGCGCCTCTCGCCCGGCGACACCGCGTCGCTGCTCAGCGCCGTTCTCGTGCTGTGCGGTGCGGGCGCGCTCGTCCAGTCGCTCGGGGTGTGGCGGATCGGCGCGAGACTGCCGTTCGTGATGCTGCCCGGCGGCGCGGCCACCGCGCTGTTCCTGGGGATCGCCGAGGACCACGGTGCGGCCACGGCCACCGGTTCGGTGCTGCTCGCCGCGGCGCTCCTGCTCGCCGTGCTGCCGCTGTACGCGCGGGTCGTGCGGTTCTTCCCGCCGCTGGTGATGGGGGTGACGGTGCTGCTCATCGGCATCGCGATGGTGCGCGTGGCCGCGCAGCTCATCGCGGGGAACGGCGGGCAGCCCGCGCCGCCGCGTGCCGTGGTCCTCGCCGGTCTCACGGTGGCCGCGACCGTGACGGCGTACGTGCTGCTTCGGGGCGTGTGGCGGCAGACCGCCGTGCTCATCGGCATGGCGACGGGGACGCTGCTCGCGGTGGTCACGGGCCTCGGCGAGTTCCGCCCCGCGGCGGGTTCCGGATTCTCCCTGCCGACCCTCCTCCCCTACGGCGCCCCGCACTTCGATCCGCTCGCCGCGCTGCCGCTGCTGCTCTTCAGCCTCACCACGCTCGCGGAGATCACCGGACAGACCGTCCTCAACAGCGAGTCGGCGGGCCGCACACCCGATCCGGGCCGCGACGTGCCGCGCGTGGCCAGGGCCGACGCGCTCGTCTCGCTCGTCGGCGGCGTCTTCGGCACCTCGCTGATGGTGACCAGCGCGGAGAACATCGGCATCGGCAGGCTCACCGGGGTGCGCAGCCGGTTCGTGACGGCGGGCGCGGGCGCGCTGCTCGTCGTGACCGGGCTCCTGGCCCCCGTGTCGCGGGCGGTCGCGGGCATCCCCGCGGCGGTCGTCGGCGGCTCCTCGCTCGTCGTGTACGCGGTGATCGCAATCCTCGGCGTGGAGATGCTGCGCCGCGCGGACCTGGGCCAAGGGCCCGGACAGGGCACAGGATCGATGGTGGCGGCGCTCGCCCTGGCGGCCGGTCTCCTGCCGCTGCTCTCCCCCGGTCTGTACGACGGTTTCCCCGACTGGGTGGGGACGGTGCTCGGCAGCGGGGTGGTCGCGGGGACGCTGACGGCGGTGCTGCTCTCCGCGCTGCTCCGCGGCCGCTCCCCCGACGACTCCTCCTGA